The genomic window GCGACTACCCGGCCATCGCCCAGCCACTGGCCCGTCCGCACCGGGAGAAGGGGAAGGAGGGCCTCATCGAGGCCTGGGACCTCTTCATCGGTGGCGTCGAGCGCGGCACGGCGTTCTCCGAGCTGATCGACCCGGTGATCCAGCGCGAGGTCCTTGTGGACCAGTCCCGTCGAGCGGCTGCAGGTGACGACGAGGCAATGCAGCTGGACGAGGACTTCCTGCGGGCGCTGGAGTTCGGTGCCCCGCCGATGGGTGGTCTGGGTCTGGGCATTGATCGCCTGATCATGCTCTTCACCGGTGCCGGTATCCGCGAGACCATTCTCTTCCCGCACACCAAGCCCGAAGCCTGACCATGGGTGCCTTCATCAACGACTTCTGGCCATATTTGGCGGCGTTGCTGCCCACCGTCGGGGTCGCTTATCTCTTCTACTGGGTCATCCGGTACATGATCGAGGCAGACCGAAGTGAGCGAAAAGCCATTGCGAAATGGAATGCCGAGCACGGCGACAACGTGAAGGGTAATCGTCAGCCCCTGCCGCCCAAAGACGGTCCTGTGGACAACTCATTGGGTGATTCGCGGGACTCATGACTATTGTGGAATGTGGTCAGCAAAACATTCTTCATGAAACGGAGTCAGCCATGGCCCAGCGAGTTGAAATCATCCTCGAGGACGACATCGACGGGGGTGACGCGACCGAGACCGTCACCTTCGGCCTCGACGGCGTGACCTACGAGATCGACCTCAACGACAGCAACGCCGCCGCACTGCGCGACGCCCTCGCCGGCTACGTCGGGGCCGGTCGTCGGGTGGCCGGTCGTCGCAGCAGTGGTTCCTCCTCCTCGCGGTCCAACAGCGGGGAGCTGGCCAAGATCCGCCAGTGGGCGCGGTCCAACGGCTACGACGTGTCCGACCGCGGCCGGATCAGCAAGAAGGTCCGCGAGGCCTACGCCAAGGCCAACGGCTGAGCGAGGTGCCTGCTGAGGAGCTGCGCGCCGTCGTCGCGGAGCTCGACCGGCATCTTGCCTTCCTCACGGTCCGGGTCGTCGACGACGGCGACCCGGACCGTGGCATTCCCCTGGCGCGTGCATCACAGATCGCACCGCCGTGGATCGAGGCCTACCGCGAGGTGACGATCGCCCAGTCCGGCACCGCGCCGGCCGGGATGCCCGCGGCGTTCGTCCTGCAGTACCTGCTCGACCCGCTGGCGACGGTCATCGCGACCGCGGCGGTGCACACCCCCTTCGCCCTCGACGCCGACCCGGCGCTGTGGTCGCTCGATCTCGATCCGACCTACCTCTACCCGGTGGCGGTGCAGCTTCGACACGGTGACCACCGACGGATCGCCGACGATGTGGACCGGCACGACGCCGCCTTCTCGGGCTACAGCGCCACGGGTACCGCACTCGCGACGGACCTGCCGACGCCCACGAAGATGAGCAGCCGGCAGCGCTTGGGCATGGTCGAGGACATGTGGGAGATCGCCCTGTCCCGGATCCTGGGTGCTGCGCCACCGGCCCGCAGGTCGTGCTGCCTGATGTACGCACTGCCCGGACTGACCGCGTGCGCCGGGTGCCCGCGGCAGGCGTGAGCGGCGCACGCGTGGACGTCGCTCAGGTCGGAGCCACCGGGGTCGTGACCAGCCACTGTGTGCCCCACGGGTCGACCAGACGTCCGGCGCGGGCCCCGTAGGGCTGGTCGTCCACGGGGAAGACGACGTCGGCCCCCTGGGCGAGCGCACGCTCGGCGACGGCGTCCGGGTCGGCGCAGACGACCTCGATGATGGCGCCCGGTGACGGGACGGGGTCGTGCTCGTCGGCGTCCTTGAGGCTGAGCGCGCGTCCGGCGACGTGCACGGTGGCGTGCTGGACCGTCCCGGCGTGGCGGTGCACCGGTCCTTCGGTGGCGTCGAGGACGTCGACCATGAAGGCGATGGCGGCCGTGGCGTCGCGCACGACGAGTTTGGGGGAGACCTGGATGTCGTTCATGGCACCAGTGTGTTCCTCGGTCGTCAGCGGTGTCTTGGACGTTTCGGAGGCGGTCAGCGATTGGCGGACAGCAGCGGGGCGAGCAGGTCCCCGTGCTCCTCCAGCCGGGCGAGCACCTCCTCGACGTCCAGCTGCCGCAGCGCCTCCGGGTCCTCGGCACCCGCCTCGACCTCGTGCCAGGTGCGCGGGGCCGCCACCCACGGGTCGTCACGACCGCGCATCGAGTAGGGGCACACGGTCGTCTTGGCTGCGACGTTCTGACTCCAGTCGAGGAAGACCTTGCCCGGTCGCAGCGACTTCGTCATCCTCCACAGCACGAGGCCGGGGTGCTTCTTCGTCATCTCCTGCGCGAGCTGCTGGGCGAGGTCGCGGACCTGGTCGCTCGTGAGGTCGCCGCCCAGCGGTGCGTAGAGCTGCATGCCCTTGCTGCCGGAGGTCACCGGGTACAGGTCGAGCCCGAGCCCCCCGAGCCGCTCGCGCAGCAGCAGCGCGACGGTGGCGCACTCGTGCAGCCCGGCCGGCTTGCCCGGGTCGAGGTCGATGACGAGCCGGTCGGGGTTGCGTCGCGCGCCGTCGTCGACCCGCCACTGCGGCACGTGCAGCTCGATGCTGTTGAGGTTGACCAGGTACGTCAGCTGGGCCATGTCCTCCACGAGCGGGTAGGTGACGTCGTCGACCTGCACCCGCGGCAGCCAACTGGGGGCCCCGGAGGGCAGGTTCTTCTCGAAGAAGCTCATGTCCTCGACGCCGTGGGGAAAGCGCACGCGGGTCACCGGCCGACCGGACAGGTGGGCGAGGATCGTCTCCCCGGCTCGCGCGTAGTAGCTGAGGACCTCCCCTTTTGTCGTCTCGGTCGCGGGGTACATGACCTTCTCCAACGAGGTCAGGCGCATCGTCCGGTCCCCGACCCGCACCCGCGTCACGGATCCTGTCGACTCAGCCATCGCTCGTCTCCTGCAGGTCGGTCGGCGTGAGTTCGGAGCGCACCCGGACGAAGGAGGGTTGGCGCAGCCGGCCACTGGCCCGGCCGAGGCTGGCCACGTCGATGACGATCTCCGGCTCGACCCAGGTCGTCCCTCGGGCATCTTCGCGGGGCACCTCGGCGGCGAAGGGGGAGTCCCCCCGCTCGAGGGGCCCCAGCCGTTGGAGCATGGCGGCTCCCGCACGGCCGGCGAGGCCGGACCCCACCCGGCCGACGAAGTCCCAGCCATCGGGTCCGGGCACACCGACGAGGACGGCACCGAGCAACTGTCCGCCCACCTCGGGACGCCAGCCACCGATTGCCACGGACTCGGTCGCGCGGTGCGGCAGCTTGAGCCAGTCGGGGGAGCGGCGCCCGGCGGCGTAGGAAGAGGAGCGGCGCTTGGCGACGATGCCCTCCAGGCCCTGGTCCGCGGTCGCGGCGAGCAGGCCCTCGCCGTCGTCGTAGGTCGGAGGGACCTGCCAGCGTGGAGCGTCGATCTCGAGCTGCTCGAGGAGCTGCCGTCGCGCCGACCACGGCTGGGAGGTGAGGTCCTGCCCGAGCAGGCGCAGCAGGTCGAACGCCATGAGCGTCACCGGTCGGCTCACGGCGAGGGTCGCCGCGCGGCGGGGGCTGCTGACGTGCATCCGCTCGGTCAACCCGGCGAAGGAGGGCCGCCCCTCGACCATGGCGACGAGCTCACCGTCGAGCACCATGTCGTCGTACAGGTCCGCCAGTGGCGCGAGCTCGGGGTAGGCGACCGTGACGTCGCGGCCGGTGCGACTCGTCACGGTCAGGGCGCCCCCCTTCGCCTCGACGAGGACGCGCATGCCGTCCCACTTGACCTCGTGGACCCACTCCGGTCCCGCCGGGACGGTCTCGGTGAGCGTGGCGAGCATCGGGCGCATGCCTCCATCGTGCCCGCACGGGCACGGTTTGCTGCGTCCTGGCGCCTCAGGTGTGCGCCGGCCGTTCGGTCACCCCCGCATCGTCGGCCCCGTAGGCGGCGAGGAGCCCGTCGAACATCAGGTCGATGGAGGTGAGCACGTCGACGTCCTCGTTGAGCAGCTTCTGCAGCTGCAGGCCGTCGAGGACGGCCATGATCAGACGAGCCATCGCGGGGACGTCGACGTCCCCACGGATCTGTCCCGCATGGACGGCCCCGTCGATCGCTTCGCAGAACTGCGTGCTGACCCTCCGGTAGTGGGCGACGAAGTGGTCGTGAGCGGGGTGGGCGGGGTCGGTCGCCTCGGCGGACATGGTGACCTGGAGCTGGAAGAGGCCGGGCCGGTCGAGCCCCCGGATGAGCTCCTCGCGGACGTAGGCGATCCCCTCCGCCACGCTCCGCGGCGGGGAATCAGGCTGCTCCTCCTGGTCGAAGCGCTCCAGGACGGCGAGCAGCAGCTGGTTCTTGGAACCGAAGTGGTGCAGCAGCCCGGCCTGGCTCATCCCCACCCGCTCCGCGATCTCGCGAAGGCTCGAGCCCCGGTTGCCCCGCTGGCCGAAGACCGCCATCGCCGCGTCGAGGATCTTCTCGCGCTGGCGAGGCGTCTTGGAGTAGGCCCCTCGTCGTCCGGGTCGGGTGATCATGGTCGGGAGTCTAGGTGCGCCCAAAACCTAGTGCACGTTTGGTTTTGGTGTTACGGTCGGGCTCTCTTCGAGGTTGAGGTGATGAGTCAGTGAGCTATCCCGATGGCTTCCTGTGGGGAGTCTCCACGGCGGCGTACCAGATCGAGGGTGCGGTCGACGAGGACGGCCGGGGCCGTTCGGTCTGGGACACCTTCTGCGAGCAGCCCGGCGTGATCGCCGACGGCAGCAGCGGCGCGGTGGCCTGCGACCACTACCACCGCTACGCCGAGGACGTCGCCCTCATGCGCGAGCTGGGGGTGGGGGGATATCGCTTCTCGATCGCCTGGCCGCGCGTCCTGCCGACGGGAAGCGGCGCGGTCAACGCGGCGGGTCTCGACTTCTACGACCGGCTGGTGGACGAGCTGTGCGCGGCAGGCATCGCCCCAGTGCCCACGCTCTTCCACTGGGACACCCCCCAAGCCGTGGAGGACGAAGGGGGCTGGCTGGCGCGGGACACCGCCCACCGGTTCGCGGAGTACGCCGCTGTGGTCGCCGACCGACTGGGCGACCGTGTGCCGCACTGGATCACGATCAACGAGCCCCGAGAAGTGACCATGCTCGGCTACGGCCTCGGCGTGCACGCCCCCGGGCGCACAGGTCTCTTCGAGGCGCTGCCGGTGGCCCACCACCTGCTGCTCGGACACGGTCTGGCCGTGCAGTCCCTGCGGGCGACCGGCGCGAGGAGCATCGGGGTCGCGGCCAGCCACAATCCCACCTGGAGTGCCGGCGAGAGCACGGCCGACCGGGAGGCGGCCGAGCTGTTCGACCACCTCAACAACTGGCTCTTCGCCGATGCCCTCGTGCGTGGTGACTACGGCGAGGGGTGGAATGAACTGCTGCCCGTCCAGGACGGCGACATGTCGATCATCAGCCAGCCGCTGGACTGGTACGGGGTCAACTACTACAACCCCACCCGGGTCGGTGCTCCCGGCAGCGGGTCGAGCGAGGTCGACGGGGTGTCCACACCCGACGGGCTCCCGTTCTCCTTCACCCCGATCACGGACGTGCCCCAGACGGACTTCGGCTGGCCGGTCGTGCCGGAGGGGCTCACCCAGATCCTGATGACGATGAGGCACAGGTACGGCGAGGCCATGCCTCCCGTGATGATCACCGAGAACGGCTGCTCCTACGACGACCCGATCGCCGCCGACGGCCGGATCGCCGACGAGCGGCGCATCGACTACCTCGACTCCCACCTGACGGCGCTGCGTGAGGCGATCTGCCAAGGGGTCGACGTGCGTGGCTACTTCACCTGGTCACTGCTGGACAACTTCGAGTGGGCGGAGGGCTTCCGCCAGCGATTCGGGCTCGTGCACGTCGACTACGACACCCTGGCCCGCACGCGACGCGACTCCTTCCACTGGTTCGCCGAGCACATCCGGGCGCACCAGTGACCACTGCAGTCGAGACGAACCAGCGCGCGCCGGTCAGCCGGGGGTGGGTCGCCGGGTACGGGCTGATGTACTTCGGCCAGCACCTCTCGTGGGCAGCGCCGGTCCAGATCCTGCTGGCCGTCCAGGTGCTGGAGCTCTATCCGCAGGACAAGGAGCGCATGCTGGCGCTGCTGATGGCCGCCGGCGGCCTCGCCGCCGTCATCGCAGGGCCGGTGGCCGGTCACCTCGCTGATGCGACGCGTACCCGTCTCGGCCGTCGGTTGCCGTGGATGATCGGCGGAAGCCTCGTTGCCGCCGGCATGCTCGCCGTGGCGGGGCTCACCCAGGACTACGTGGCGCTGCTCATCGTGTGGGTCGTCTTCCAGGTCGCCCTGGCCGCGAGCCAGACCAGTGCCCAGTCGATCCCGCCCGACCGGGTGCCGCAGCACCAGTACGGCAGGGTCTCCGGCGTGATGGGCCTGACCTACACTGCTGCCGTCGTCGTGGGTTCCGCGCTGGGGGCTGCTCTGCCGACGCGGGCGGCGTACCTCGCCGTCGGTGCGGTGATGCTCGTCAGCCTGGTGCCCTTCGCGTTCACCTACCGTGAGCCCGAGGCGCCCCGCGTCGAACGCCGAGCGGGGTTCGCGCTGCCGCGGTTGGACGAGGCACGCGACTTCTGGTGGGTCTTCCTCGCCCGGCTGCTGGTCACCTTGGCGCAGTCCATCGCCTTGTTCTACCTGCTCTACTTCCTCCGCGACCAGGTGCACTACTCGGACCCGGAGACCGGAGTGCTCATCCTGTCGGCGATCTACGCGGTATTCGTGATCATCAGCGCGATCTGGTCGGGGCGCGCCAGTGACCGCAGCGGCAAGAGGCGCAGGTTCGTCTCGCTCTCGTCCTTCGGTGTGGCGATCGCCTGCCTGGTCATGGCCGTCGCCACCGACTTCACCGTCGTGATGGCGGCCGCGGGCCTGCTCGGAGTCAGTTGGGGGGTCTTCCAGGCCATCGACCAGGCACTGATCAACCATGTGCTGCCCTCCGCCGACGACCGCGCCGCCCACATCGGCATCGTCAACCTCGCCGTGCACATCCCGAACACCGCAGCTCCGGCCCTGGCCGCGCTGCTGGTGATGTATGCGGGGGGCTACTTCGGGTTGTACAGCGTCGCGGCAGCGCTGACGATGGTGGGCGGACTGGTCGTGTGGAAGGTGCGCGGCGTTCCCTAGTCGGCACACGGCAGGCAATCGGTCCACAGAAAGGGGTCGCCATGCGCGCGATCGTGGTCATGTATGACACCCTCAACCGGCGGTATCTCCCGCCGTACGGCGCCACCGGGGTCCATGCGCCGAACTTCACCGACCTGGCCCGGCGAGCGGTCACCTTCGACAACGCCTACGGCGGTTCGATGCCGTGCATGCCGGCTCGCCGGGAGATGCACACCGGTCGATACAACTTCCTGCACCGCGCGTGGGGGCCGCTGGAGCCCTTCGACGACTCCGCGCCCGAGATGCTCAAGCACGCCGGCGTCCACACGCACCTGATCACCGATCACCAGCACTACTGGGGTGATGGCGGGGCCACATACCACGCCCGTTTCAACACCTTCGAGTTCGTCCGCGGGCAGGAGGGTGACGAGTGGAAGGGGGTGGTCGACGACCCCGAGGAGTGGGCCGACCAGCCGTGGTTCGAGGCGGCCACCAACCACGCCTTGCGGCGACAGGACCGGGTCAACCGCGCCTACACGGCGACCGAGGAGACGCATCCGCAGACCCGGGTCTTCGACCTCGGTCTGGAGTTCATCGAGACCAACGCCGGTGCGGACAACTGGCTGGTGCAGATCGAGACCTTCGATCCGCACGAGCCCTTCTTCGCGCCCGAGGACTACCGCAAGCTCTACGCCGACCGGCACGCGTGGCGTGAGGGGCCGGACCTCGACTGGCCCGACTACGTCCCGGTGACCGAGTCCGACGAGGACGTCGAGCACGTGCGCAGCCTCTATTCATCGCTGCTGTCCATGTGCGACGCCAGCCTGGGTCGGGTCCTGGCGGTCATGGACCGCCACGACATGTGGGACGACACGATGCTGATTGTGTGCACCGACCACGGCTTCCTGCTGGGAGAGCACGACTGGTGGGGGAAGAACACGCCTCCCTACTACAACGAGACGATCCACCTGCCGATGTTCGCCTGGGACCCCCGCGACCGGGTTGCGGGCGAGCGCCGAGAGGCGCTGGTGCAGACGATCGACCTGGCCCCGACGCTGCTCGACTTCTTCGGCGTGGCCCCGACCGAGGACATGGAGGGCCGGCCGCTGCGCGAGGTCATCCGCGCCGACGAGAGGAGACGACCTGCTGCCCTGTTCGGGATCTTTGGCGGACACGTCAACGTCACCGACGGTCGGTGGGTCTACATGCGTGCTCCTGTCGGGCCCGGCAACCCGGGGCTGGAGGAGTACACCCTGATGCCCACGCTGATGCGCGGCCGGATGCCGGTGAGCACGCTGCGTGAGGCGCGACTCGTCTCTCCTTTCAACTTCACCAAGGGTGTCCCCGTGCTCGAGCTGCCCGGGGCCACCTACTCCGACCCCTACGCCTTCGGCAGCATGCTCTTTGATCTGACCGCGGACCCACAGCAGGTGGACCCGATGATCGACGACGCGGCCGAGCTGCGGATGGCCACCCTGATGCGGGACCTGATGGTCTCCAACGATGCCCCGGCCTCGCAGTTCGCACGGATGGGCCTACCCGTCGAGGGGCCGTTGGACGAGAGCCACCTGACCTGCCGTGAGCACGCGCCCCAGGTCGACAGGTCCCGGATGACGGTGCTGCGACCCGAGGACTTCCCCTCCGGTGGGGTACCGGTGACCACCGCTGTCGGCGTACTCAGAAGTGACGCTCGGTGCACGGACGTGATGCGCCTCCATCTCGGCGAGCTGGCCGACATGGAACTCCCCGACGAGGCTCTCTCGATGAGTTTGCTCGACCTCGCGACCGTCGCGGTGGGCGTCATCAGCCCCACCCAGCTGCGCGCCATCGCCGACGACCTTGCCGCGCTCGCGCCGTTGCAGTCTTCGGAGGAGAAATGACCGGTCACCCGTGCTGCGTGCCCGGACGCGAGACCGGTGGCGCCTCCCACGCAGACGCCGGTGCGACCCGACGGGCTCGCCCGGAGACCGTGGACCGGCTGCGGGGACGCGGCATCACGATCCCGGCCCGGACGTTCTTGATGGGCACGGACGAGACGGTCGGGTTCGCCGCGGACCGGGAGGGCCCGCAGCGGTGGGTGGCCCTCGACGCCTTTGCCATCGATCCGTGCGCCGTCACGACAGCGGACTTCGCGCTGTTCGTCGCGGACACCGGACACACCACCGATGCAGAGCTCTTCGGCTGGAGCCACGTCTTCGCCGGGCTCCTGCCCCCAGCGCTCGCCGACTCCGGCCCCCGGCCGGTCAGCGCACCCTGGTGGTGCGCCGTGACCGGCGCGACCTGGCGCCAGCCGGAAGGTCCGGGCAGTCAGCTGCACGGGCGGGCCGAGCACCCGGTCACCCATGTCTCGCACCGGGATGCCGAGGTCTTCGCGCGGTGGGCCGGTGCACGTCTGCCCACCGAGGCCGAGTGGGAGTGCGCGGCCCGCGGTGGCCTCGTCGGGGCGCGCTACCCCTGGGGTGATGACGACGACGCCGTGGCCCGGTGCAACATCTTCCGCGGCGACTTCCCGGAGCGACCGGATGTCGCCGACGACTGGGTGGGCACCATGCCGGTCGACAGCTTCGAGCCGAACGGGTTCGGTCTGTTCTGCACGAGCGGCAACGTCTGGGAGTGGTGTTCTGACGACTGGCGCGGGGGCAAGGTCATCCGCGGCGGCTCCTACCTGTGCCACGACTCCTACTGCAACCGGTACCGCGTCGCTGCCCGGACCGCCAGCGGTCGCGACTCCAGCAGCGGGCACTGTGGATTCCGACTGGCATGGACCACCACCTCCTCGCCCGACGCCACCGGGTGACCGATGGCTGACGACCATCCCACAGCGCTCGAGGGGGTGACCTTCCGGTTGCCGCACTCGGCGACGCAGGGCTGACGTGGACGTGCGAAGCAGGCATGCTGGGTCCATGCGCGCCATCTGGAAGGGGGCCGTCTCCTTCGGCCTCGTCAACGTCCCCGTCCGCCTGTACTCCGCGACGGAGAACCACGACGTGCAGTTCCGCCAGGTCCACCGCACCGACGGCGGTCGGATCCGGTACAAGCGCTTCTGCAGCATCGACGGCGAGGAGGTCGCCTACGACGACATCGCCAAGGGCTACGAGACGCAGGACGGCGAGATGGTCGTGCTCACCGATGAGGACATGGCCGGCCTGCCGACGCGTTCGAGCAAGGAGATCAGCGTCGAGAAGTTCGTCCCCGAGGACCAGATCGATCCCATGCTGCTGGACAAGAGCTACTACCTCGAGCCGGACAAGTCGGCGACCAAGCCCTATGTCCTGCTGCGTGAGGCTCTCGAGGCCCAGGGACGGATGGCGATCGTCACCGTCTCCATCCGTACCCGGATGACCATGGCGGTGCTGCGCGTGCGTGAGGGCGTCATCGTCATGCAGACGATGCTGTGGCCCGACGAGATCCGCAGCGCGGACTTCGCCGCGGTGGACGAGGCGGGGGAGGCCAGCGAGAAGGAGATGGCGATGGCTCGTCTGCTCATCGACGAGCTCGCCGGAGACTACGACGCCGACGAGTTCGAGGACGACTACGCCATCGCCGTGGAGGACCTCGTCAAGGCCAAGATCGAAGGGGGCGAGGTCAGCGCCCCCGAGGCGGAGGAGGACGAGGGCGGCGAGGTCGTCGACCTGCTCGCGGCGCTGGCGAAGTCGGTCGACAAGGCCAAGAAGTCCCGCGGGGAGAGCACGGACTCTTCCCCGGATGAGGCCCCGGCGCAGAAGGCCGCCGCCAAGAAGAGCCCAACGAAGAAGGCCACCGCCAAGAAGTCCCCGGCGAAGAAGTCGACCACCAAGAAGGCGACGACGAAGAAGGCAACGGCGAAGAAGGCAACGGCGAAGAAGGCAACGGCGAAGAAGTCGCCAACCAAGAAGAAGGCGAGCTGACCTCCCTTCGCCATGCCTGAAGGCCACACTCTCCACCGGATCGCCCGGGACCTGCGCGCCGCCTTTGCCGGTCGGGTCGTGTCCGTGTCGTCCCCACAGGGGCGGTTTGCCGCCGGTGCCGCGCTGCTGACCGACCACGAGGTCGTGGAGGCACGCGCCCACGGCAAGCACCTCTTCGTCGAGTTCGCCGGCGAGCGGGTCCTGCACGTCCATCTCGGTCTCATCGGCAGCTTCACCATCGACGCGACGGCATACGTGGGGGAGCGGCCGGTCATCGGGCAGGTCCGCTGCCGCATCGCCGGCGACCGGCACGTCGCTGACCTGCGTGGCCCCATGACCTGCCGGGTCATCACCCCGGACGAGGAAGCGGCCGTGCACCACAAGCTCGGCCCGGATCCCCTGCGGGACAGCGATGGCGAACCGGCGTGGGAGCGGATCCACCGGTCGAGGAAGTCGGTGGCCGCACTGCTCATGGAGCAGCAGGTGCTTGCCGGCGTCGGCAACGTCTACCGCTGCGAGGTCCTCTTCCGGCACCGGATCAACCCGATGACCCCCGGTGAGCGGCTCAAGCGCAGCTCGTGGGACCTCATCTGGGCAGACCTGCGGCGCCTGCTGCCCCTCGGCGTCGCGACGAGTCGGATCGT from Janibacter cremeus includes these protein-coding regions:
- a CDS encoding histone-like nucleoid-structuring protein Lsr2 — protein: MAQRVEIILEDDIDGGDATETVTFGLDGVTYEIDLNDSNAAALRDALAGYVGAGRRVAGRRSSGSSSSRSNSGELAKIRQWARSNGYDVSDRGRISKKVREAYAKANG
- a CDS encoding (2Fe-2S)-binding protein, with product MPAEELRAVVAELDRHLAFLTVRVVDDGDPDRGIPLARASQIAPPWIEAYREVTIAQSGTAPAGMPAAFVLQYLLDPLATVIATAAVHTPFALDADPALWSLDLDPTYLYPVAVQLRHGDHRRIADDVDRHDAAFSGYSATGTALATDLPTPTKMSSRQRLGMVEDMWEIALSRILGAAPPARRSCCLMYALPGLTACAGCPRQA
- a CDS encoding VOC family protein, with product MNDIQVSPKLVVRDATAAIAFMVDVLDATEGPVHRHAGTVQHATVHVAGRALSLKDADEHDPVPSPGAIIEVVCADPDAVAERALAQGADVVFPVDDQPYGARAGRLVDPWGTQWLVTTPVAPT
- the ligD gene encoding non-homologous end-joining DNA ligase, giving the protein MAESTGSVTRVRVGDRTMRLTSLEKVMYPATETTKGEVLSYYARAGETILAHLSGRPVTRVRFPHGVEDMSFFEKNLPSGAPSWLPRVQVDDVTYPLVEDMAQLTYLVNLNSIELHVPQWRVDDGARRNPDRLVIDLDPGKPAGLHECATVALLLRERLGGLGLDLYPVTSGSKGMQLYAPLGGDLTSDQVRDLAQQLAQEMTKKHPGLVLWRMTKSLRPGKVFLDWSQNVAAKTTVCPYSMRGRDDPWVAAPRTWHEVEAGAEDPEALRQLDVEEVLARLEEHGDLLAPLLSANR
- the ligD gene encoding non-homologous end-joining DNA ligase → MRPMLATLTETVPAGPEWVHEVKWDGMRVLVEAKGGALTVTSRTGRDVTVAYPELAPLADLYDDMVLDGELVAMVEGRPSFAGLTERMHVSSPRRAATLAVSRPVTLMAFDLLRLLGQDLTSQPWSARRQLLEQLEIDAPRWQVPPTYDDGEGLLAATADQGLEGIVAKRRSSSYAAGRRSPDWLKLPHRATESVAIGGWRPEVGGQLLGAVLVGVPGPDGWDFVGRVGSGLAGRAGAAMLQRLGPLERGDSPFAAEVPREDARGTTWVEPEIVIDVASLGRASGRLRQPSFVRVRSELTPTDLQETSDG
- a CDS encoding TetR/AcrR family transcriptional regulator, which encodes MITRPGRRGAYSKTPRQREKILDAAMAVFGQRGNRGSSLREIAERVGMSQAGLLHHFGSKNQLLLAVLERFDQEEQPDSPPRSVAEGIAYVREELIRGLDRPGLFQLQVTMSAEATDPAHPAHDHFVAHYRRVSTQFCEAIDGAVHAGQIRGDVDVPAMARLIMAVLDGLQLQKLLNEDVDVLTSIDLMFDGLLAAYGADDAGVTERPAHT
- a CDS encoding GH1 family beta-glucosidase produces the protein MSYPDGFLWGVSTAAYQIEGAVDEDGRGRSVWDTFCEQPGVIADGSSGAVACDHYHRYAEDVALMRELGVGGYRFSIAWPRVLPTGSGAVNAAGLDFYDRLVDELCAAGIAPVPTLFHWDTPQAVEDEGGWLARDTAHRFAEYAAVVADRLGDRVPHWITINEPREVTMLGYGLGVHAPGRTGLFEALPVAHHLLLGHGLAVQSLRATGARSIGVAASHNPTWSAGESTADREAAELFDHLNNWLFADALVRGDYGEGWNELLPVQDGDMSIISQPLDWYGVNYYNPTRVGAPGSGSSEVDGVSTPDGLPFSFTPITDVPQTDFGWPVVPEGLTQILMTMRHRYGEAMPPVMITENGCSYDDPIAADGRIADERRIDYLDSHLTALREAICQGVDVRGYFTWSLLDNFEWAEGFRQRFGLVHVDYDTLARTRRDSFHWFAEHIRAHQ
- a CDS encoding MFS transporter gives rise to the protein MTTAVETNQRAPVSRGWVAGYGLMYFGQHLSWAAPVQILLAVQVLELYPQDKERMLALLMAAGGLAAVIAGPVAGHLADATRTRLGRRLPWMIGGSLVAAGMLAVAGLTQDYVALLIVWVVFQVALAASQTSAQSIPPDRVPQHQYGRVSGVMGLTYTAAVVVGSALGAALPTRAAYLAVGAVMLVSLVPFAFTYREPEAPRVERRAGFALPRLDEARDFWWVFLARLLVTLAQSIALFYLLYFLRDQVHYSDPETGVLILSAIYAVFVIISAIWSGRASDRSGKRRRFVSLSSFGVAIACLVMAVATDFTVVMAAAGLLGVSWGVFQAIDQALINHVLPSADDRAAHIGIVNLAVHIPNTAAPALAALLVMYAGGYFGLYSVAAALTMVGGLVVWKVRGVP
- a CDS encoding sulfatase, which gives rise to MRAIVVMYDTLNRRYLPPYGATGVHAPNFTDLARRAVTFDNAYGGSMPCMPARREMHTGRYNFLHRAWGPLEPFDDSAPEMLKHAGVHTHLITDHQHYWGDGGATYHARFNTFEFVRGQEGDEWKGVVDDPEEWADQPWFEAATNHALRRQDRVNRAYTATEETHPQTRVFDLGLEFIETNAGADNWLVQIETFDPHEPFFAPEDYRKLYADRHAWREGPDLDWPDYVPVTESDEDVEHVRSLYSSLLSMCDASLGRVLAVMDRHDMWDDTMLIVCTDHGFLLGEHDWWGKNTPPYYNETIHLPMFAWDPRDRVAGERREALVQTIDLAPTLLDFFGVAPTEDMEGRPLREVIRADERRRPAALFGIFGGHVNVTDGRWVYMRAPVGPGNPGLEEYTLMPTLMRGRMPVSTLREARLVSPFNFTKGVPVLELPGATYSDPYAFGSMLFDLTADPQQVDPMIDDAAELRMATLMRDLMVSNDAPASQFARMGLPVEGPLDESHLTCREHAPQVDRSRMTVLRPEDFPSGGVPVTTAVGVLRSDARCTDVMRLHLGELADMELPDEALSMSLLDLATVAVGVISPTQLRAIADDLAALAPLQSSEEK
- a CDS encoding formylglycine-generating enzyme family protein, coding for MTGHPCCVPGRETGGASHADAGATRRARPETVDRLRGRGITIPARTFLMGTDETVGFAADREGPQRWVALDAFAIDPCAVTTADFALFVADTGHTTDAELFGWSHVFAGLLPPALADSGPRPVSAPWWCAVTGATWRQPEGPGSQLHGRAEHPVTHVSHRDAEVFARWAGARLPTEAEWECAARGGLVGARYPWGDDDDAVARCNIFRGDFPERPDVADDWVGTMPVDSFEPNGFGLFCTSGNVWEWCSDDWRGGKVIRGGSYLCHDSYCNRYRVAARTASGRDSSSGHCGFRLAWTTTSSPDATG
- a CDS encoding Ku protein; this translates as MRAIWKGAVSFGLVNVPVRLYSATENHDVQFRQVHRTDGGRIRYKRFCSIDGEEVAYDDIAKGYETQDGEMVVLTDEDMAGLPTRSSKEISVEKFVPEDQIDPMLLDKSYYLEPDKSATKPYVLLREALEAQGRMAIVTVSIRTRMTMAVLRVREGVIVMQTMLWPDEIRSADFAAVDEAGEASEKEMAMARLLIDELAGDYDADEFEDDYAIAVEDLVKAKIEGGEVSAPEAEEDEGGEVVDLLAALAKSVDKAKKSRGESTDSSPDEAPAQKAAAKKSPTKKATAKKSPAKKSTTKKATTKKATAKKATAKKATAKKSPTKKKAS
- a CDS encoding Fpg/Nei family DNA glycosylase codes for the protein MPEGHTLHRIARDLRAAFAGRVVSVSSPQGRFAAGAALLTDHEVVEARAHGKHLFVEFAGERVLHVHLGLIGSFTIDATAYVGERPVIGQVRCRIAGDRHVADLRGPMTCRVITPDEEAAVHHKLGPDPLRDSDGEPAWERIHRSRKSVAALLMEQQVLAGVGNVYRCEVLFRHRINPMTPGERLKRSSWDLIWADLRRLLPLGVATSRIVTVADEVAQIESALAKGEDVHLDERTSYVYKRTGQDCDRCGSIIKAKDVAGRNLYWCGNCQRRS